From one Flavobacteriales bacterium genomic stretch:
- a CDS encoding DUF4835 family protein — translation MLRHVCLLLLLLPPALRAQEFNCQVSVIAPQIAQAQTGVIRSMELAIKEFFNTRRFTNYNYAPAERVDLNLLLTISNQPAPDRFEGTLQVIYARPVFGTDYNSPILDLVDEQVKFNFLENTQIEFSPDRYINNLSSLLGFYAYFILGLDGDTFSPLGGAEFYTQAQQVVNNAQNSGEDGWRAFEAQRNRYWLLDNQLQAVFRPLRELLYDYHRQGMDTMTEDAAAARRKIAASIEKLKTVHQAKPASYNLQVIFNAKYNELVELFKPADPSEKTKLFNTLQIIDPGHIGQYQNMMRG, via the coding sequence ATGCTTCGCCACGTCTGCCTCCTGCTCTTGCTCCTGCCGCCTGCGCTTCGCGCCCAGGAATTCAACTGCCAGGTGAGCGTGATCGCCCCGCAGATCGCCCAAGCGCAAACCGGCGTCATCCGGAGCATGGAGCTCGCCATCAAGGAGTTCTTCAATACAAGGCGCTTCACCAATTACAACTACGCGCCGGCGGAGCGCGTGGACCTCAACCTGCTGCTCACCATCAGCAACCAACCGGCGCCCGACCGCTTCGAGGGCACATTGCAGGTGATTTATGCACGGCCCGTCTTCGGTACCGACTACAACAGCCCGATCCTCGACCTCGTGGATGAACAGGTGAAGTTCAACTTCCTTGAGAACACCCAGATCGAATTCTCGCCCGATCGCTACATCAACAACCTCAGCTCCTTGCTCGGCTTCTATGCCTACTTCATCCTCGGCCTCGATGGAGACACGTTCTCCCCGCTCGGCGGCGCTGAGTTCTACACGCAGGCCCAGCAGGTGGTGAACAATGCGCAGAACAGCGGTGAGGATGGATGGCGCGCATTCGAGGCGCAGCGAAATCGGTATTGGCTGCTCGATAACCAGCTGCAGGCCGTGTTCCGCCCCCTGCGCGAACTGCTCTACGACTACCACCGCCAGGGCATGGACACCATGACGGAGGACGCCGCGGCCGCCCGCAGGAAGATCGCCGCTAGCATCGAGAAGCTCAAGACCGTGCACCAAGCCAAGCCCGCCAGCTACAACCTGCAGGTGATCTTCAACGCCAAATACAACGAGCTCGTGGAGCTCTTCAAGCCCGCCGACCCCAGCGAGAAGACCAAGCTCTTCAATACCCTGCAGATCATCGATCCCGGGCACATCGGGCAGTACCAGAACATGATGCGGGGGTAG
- the bamD gene encoding outer membrane protein assembly factor BamD, which translates to MTWTQGHRIAPRPMLFGASLLGGALWVVVGLFGGGALAGCSEFNRALKAPGDSAGLAMKQRVAQKFYDKKSYDRAIPLLEEMILLKRGTAEFEEVSYLHATAHYRMKDYTMASYFLENYVRTFPTGRHAEECAFLDALCYYHNSPNYELDQVDTRTAIDRFQLFLVRFPNTGLRDSTNNMIDLLRSKLEVKAYHAGEQYFHMRQYQAASMAFKEFMRQYPNSDYREDAMLRILRADHALALNSVEAKRAERIREALSSYRNFADAYPAGVERDQAERLRKELESELEKTTKNTPVP; encoded by the coding sequence ATGACCTGGACCCAAGGCCACCGAATCGCTCCAAGGCCAATGCTCTTCGGCGCCAGCCTGTTGGGCGGTGCGCTCTGGGTGGTGGTCGGCTTATTCGGTGGGGGCGCATTGGCGGGCTGCAGCGAATTCAATCGTGCCCTGAAAGCCCCCGGCGATTCCGCCGGCTTGGCTATGAAGCAGCGTGTGGCCCAGAAATTCTACGATAAGAAGTCGTATGACCGTGCCATCCCCTTGCTCGAGGAGATGATCCTTCTCAAGCGCGGCACGGCCGAGTTCGAGGAGGTGTCCTACCTGCACGCCACAGCGCATTACAGGATGAAGGATTATACGATGGCCTCGTATTTCCTCGAGAACTACGTGCGCACCTTCCCGACAGGGCGCCACGCCGAGGAATGCGCATTCCTCGATGCCTTGTGCTATTACCATAACAGCCCCAATTACGAGCTCGACCAGGTGGATACCCGGACCGCGATCGACCGTTTCCAGCTGTTCCTCGTGCGGTTCCCCAATACCGGCCTTCGCGACAGCACGAATAACATGATCGACCTGCTCCGATCGAAGCTGGAAGTGAAGGCCTATCACGCCGGGGAGCAGTACTTCCATATGCGCCAATACCAGGCCGCCAGCATGGCCTTCAAGGAATTCATGCGGCAATACCCCAACAGCGATTACCGGGAGGACGCCATGCTGCGCATCCTTCGAGCCGACCACGCACTGGCACTCAACAGCGTGGAGGCCAAGCGCGCAGAGCGCATCCGGGAGGCATTGAGCTCATACCGTAATTTCGCCGACGCCTATCCGGCCGGCGTGGAGCGCGATCAAGCCGAACGGCTGCGCAAGGAACTGGAGAGCGAACTCGAAAAGACCACGAAGAACACCCCCGTACCATGA
- the coaBC gene encoding bifunctional phosphopantothenoylcysteine decarboxylase/phosphopantothenate--cysteine ligase CoaBC gives MEILLNRKVLLGVTGGISAYKSASLVRLLVKAGCEVQVVMTPSAHDFVTPLTLSTLSKRPVLTDFFVRDGSGAWNDHVQLARWADVMVIAPATANTMGKMARGLCDNLLLACWMSTPQSTPVFAAPAMDLEMWKDPATLGNLALLQERGVRMIGPESGELASGLTGEGRMTEPEAIIGALHESLIGTSRLMGKRILVTAGGTQEAIDPVRYIGNRSSGKMGFALAEEAALRGAEVELVCGAVRSEPKRHGIRRTDVTSAAEMALACKQRAPHTDAVIMCAAVADYRPASAADQKLKKKEATLRIELEPTEDILAWMGAHKADGQRLVGFALETDNELANAKDKLVRKNLDLLVLNSLRDPGAGFGSDTNKVTLLAPGKDPQVLPLMSKHHAARAILDRLEELL, from the coding sequence GTGGAGATCCTCTTGAACCGCAAGGTGCTGCTCGGTGTCACGGGTGGCATCTCGGCGTATAAATCAGCGTCGTTGGTCAGGCTGCTGGTGAAGGCCGGTTGCGAAGTGCAGGTGGTGATGACCCCATCGGCCCATGATTTCGTGACACCGCTCACGCTCTCGACCCTGAGCAAGCGTCCCGTGCTCACCGATTTCTTCGTTCGCGATGGCAGCGGCGCCTGGAATGATCATGTGCAGCTCGCGCGCTGGGCCGATGTGATGGTGATCGCGCCGGCCACGGCGAACACCATGGGCAAGATGGCCCGCGGGTTGTGCGACAACCTCCTGCTGGCCTGCTGGATGAGCACGCCGCAAAGCACCCCGGTCTTCGCCGCGCCCGCCATGGATCTGGAGATGTGGAAGGATCCCGCCACCCTGGGCAACCTCGCCTTGCTGCAGGAGCGTGGTGTGCGCATGATCGGCCCGGAAAGCGGTGAGCTGGCGAGCGGCCTCACCGGTGAAGGGCGCATGACCGAGCCCGAAGCGATCATCGGGGCCCTGCACGAATCGCTTATCGGCACGAGCCGATTGATGGGCAAGCGCATCCTGGTGACAGCAGGGGGCACTCAGGAGGCCATTGATCCCGTGCGCTACATCGGAAACCGCAGCAGCGGCAAGATGGGATTCGCCCTGGCCGAAGAGGCAGCCTTGCGCGGCGCAGAGGTGGAACTCGTCTGCGGCGCCGTACGGTCTGAGCCGAAAAGGCACGGCATCCGCCGCACCGATGTGACCAGCGCGGCGGAGATGGCCCTGGCCTGCAAGCAGCGAGCACCGCATACCGATGCCGTGATCATGTGCGCCGCGGTAGCCGATTACCGCCCGGCATCCGCTGCCGATCAAAAGTTGAAGAAGAAGGAGGCAACGCTCCGCATTGAACTGGAGCCCACCGAGGACATCCTCGCCTGGATGGGCGCACACAAAGCCGATGGCCAGCGGCTCGTAGGCTTCGCGCTCGAGACCGACAATGAATTGGCGAACGCCAAGGACAAGCTGGTGCGGAAGAATCTCGATCTGCTCGTGCTCAACAGCCTGCGCGATCCCGGCGCTGGCTTCGGATCCGATACCAACAAGGTCACGCTGCTGGCGCCGGGCAAGGATCCGCAGGTCCTGCCGTTGATGAGCAAGCACCACGCGGCCCGCGCTATCTTGGACCGCCTCGAAGAACTTCTCTGA
- a CDS encoding DNA-directed RNA polymerase subunit omega, with product MSNKPTTAAKTTVTRDVAKLDAETGNVYEAVAILGRRADQISVRIKEELSTKLEEFAMSGENIEEVYENREQIEVSKHYERMPKPGAMAIQELQEGKLYWRRGGEEAPAADPAPKA from the coding sequence ATGAGCAACAAACCCACCACAGCCGCCAAGACCACCGTCACGCGGGACGTCGCCAAGCTCGATGCCGAGACCGGCAATGTCTATGAGGCCGTGGCCATCCTCGGCCGGCGCGCAGACCAGATCAGCGTGCGAATCAAAGAGGAATTGAGCACCAAGCTCGAAGAGTTCGCCATGAGTGGAGAGAACATCGAAGAGGTGTATGAGAACCGCGAGCAGATCGAGGTGAGCAAGCACTACGAGCGCATGCCCAAGCCCGGCGCCATGGCCATCCAGGAGCTCCAGGAGGGCAAGCTCTATTGGAGGCGCGGAGGCGAAGAGGCTCCGGCTGCGGACCCCGCCCCGAAGGCGTGA
- a CDS encoding TIGR00730 family Rossman fold protein, protein MMRIAVFCGASAGRDPFIIQAAKEMGRAIALRGMGVVYGGGHVGLMGAVADAALEAGGEVIGVIPGFMVKKELAHTGLTDLIIVRDMHERKMRMHELSQAVVALPGGFGTMDELFELLTWRQLGIHAKAVGILNVNGFYDPLLAQAARMKADGFLHGPTRIIAGSEVAPLLDSLLAN, encoded by the coding sequence ATCATGCGCATCGCCGTGTTCTGCGGGGCCAGTGCTGGCCGCGACCCTTTCATCATCCAAGCGGCCAAGGAAATGGGCCGGGCCATCGCCCTGCGTGGCATGGGCGTGGTTTACGGCGGCGGGCATGTGGGCCTCATGGGGGCCGTTGCCGATGCTGCGCTCGAAGCGGGTGGCGAAGTGATCGGCGTGATACCTGGCTTCATGGTGAAGAAGGAGCTCGCGCACACCGGTCTCACGGACCTGATCATCGTGCGCGATATGCACGAGCGGAAAATGCGCATGCACGAGCTCAGCCAAGCCGTGGTGGCACTGCCCGGCGGATTCGGCACCATGGACGAACTCTTCGAACTGCTCACGTGGCGGCAATTGGGCATCCACGCCAAGGCCGTGGGGATACTGAACGTGAATGGCTTCTACGACCCGTTGCTGGCCCAAGCCGCGCGCATGAAAGCCGATGGATTCCTGCATGGCCCCACGCGGATCATCGCAGGATCCGAGGTCGCCCCCCTGCTCGATTCGTTGCTCGCCAACTGA
- a CDS encoding T9SS type A sorting domain-containing protein — translation MTPRYVSLLSAAFLCGGAIAQSGTLDPSFGNAGIATLQPGSLHDVANDVIALDDNTSLICGVARVGDRNSIFIAHLLEDGSLDQAFGTDNGYTFFTIGEEAYGYAMARDSQGSIYVTGLAYPTFAQAVVPLVRTDAAGQPDASFGNNGVMTYAISDSEAEARGIAVIAGDRVVLAGSLIDSGFDRDAFIMRVMADGTPDASFGDSGLAVNDNHEGEDLLTCLTILDNGNAVGAGHANVNFEMKAMLFMVDDLGVPENAFGLNGMVMPPVGTGDHAAWGITADETLIYITGWSESATGIDLLLSAIRSDGVLHPFFSGDGIVTLSVNPVNYGYDIKRYGNGDLVVCGTTGEGGFAAPRDFIVARYTSLGDPVMSFGTNGATVTSIDVDFDDANALDIQPDGKLLLAGFTSGFTAATDNDIALVRYDVDWTLGASQPSAFSISLSPNPSFGDRITVMHSSIGAAQAVLLDAAGREARIYRSIQPNAQVTLSVAGLAEGRYTLRLQTDGQVQHHALVVAR, via the coding sequence ATGACCCCTCGTTACGTGTCGCTCCTGTCAGCCGCTTTCCTCTGCGGCGGTGCAATCGCCCAGTCGGGCACCCTTGATCCCTCCTTCGGCAATGCCGGCATCGCCACGCTCCAGCCAGGCAGCCTTCACGATGTAGCCAATGATGTGATCGCGCTGGATGACAATACTTCGCTGATATGCGGCGTGGCCCGTGTCGGGGACCGCAATTCGATCTTCATCGCCCACCTGCTGGAGGATGGCTCGCTTGACCAGGCTTTCGGCACGGACAACGGCTACACCTTCTTCACCATCGGCGAAGAGGCCTATGGTTACGCCATGGCGCGCGACAGCCAGGGCAGCATCTACGTCACCGGGCTGGCTTATCCCACATTCGCGCAGGCCGTGGTCCCATTGGTGCGCACGGACGCCGCGGGCCAGCCTGACGCTTCTTTCGGGAACAACGGTGTGATGACCTACGCCATCAGCGATTCGGAAGCCGAGGCCCGCGGAATCGCCGTGATCGCCGGGGACCGCGTGGTACTGGCCGGAAGCCTCATCGATTCAGGCTTCGACCGCGACGCCTTCATCATGCGCGTGATGGCTGATGGCACGCCCGACGCCAGCTTTGGCGATAGTGGCCTTGCCGTGAACGACAATCATGAAGGCGAGGACCTGCTCACCTGCCTCACCATACTCGACAATGGGAACGCAGTGGGCGCTGGGCATGCCAATGTGAATTTCGAGATGAAGGCCATGCTCTTCATGGTGGACGATCTCGGGGTCCCGGAGAATGCTTTCGGGTTGAATGGCATGGTGATGCCTCCTGTGGGCACTGGGGACCACGCCGCGTGGGGGATCACCGCCGATGAAACGCTCATCTACATCACCGGCTGGTCTGAGTCGGCCACAGGCATCGACCTCCTCTTGTCCGCGATCCGTTCAGATGGCGTGCTCCACCCGTTCTTCAGCGGCGATGGGATCGTCACGCTCAGCGTGAATCCTGTGAATTACGGGTATGACATCAAGCGCTACGGCAATGGCGACCTGGTGGTGTGCGGCACTACCGGGGAGGGCGGCTTCGCTGCTCCGCGTGATTTCATCGTGGCACGCTATACGAGCTTGGGGGATCCGGTCATGTCTTTCGGCACGAACGGCGCCACGGTCACTTCCATCGATGTGGACTTCGACGATGCCAACGCCCTGGACATACAACCAGATGGAAAGCTCCTGCTTGCCGGCTTCACGTCCGGGTTCACGGCTGCAACGGACAACGATATTGCCCTGGTGCGATATGACGTGGATTGGACGCTCGGCGCGAGCCAACCATCGGCCTTTTCGATCTCTCTGAGCCCGAATCCGAGTTTCGGTGACCGCATCACGGTCATGCATTCCTCAATTGGAGCTGCCCAGGCGGTGCTGCTCGATGCGGCCGGTCGAGAGGCCAGGATCTATCGAAGCATCCAACCGAATGCCCAAGTGACCCTGTCGGTTGCGGGTCTGGCTGAGGGCAGGTACACCCTGCGTCTGCAGACCGATGGCCAGGTGCAGCACCATGCACTGGTCGTAGCTCGATGA
- a CDS encoding DGQHR domain-containing protein — protein MIATQIRQKDASFYFVSYPAEDILRRVRFISRFYAEGEKSIAPEEAKKGDDIAGFIQKIERSDAAFQRTMSHGKIKAIRNFYETAVAQPPIPGTVLLFSSDILDFSPIGNTKNIGDLKEPKDKYLIIDGQHRLAALEFYMRSHPQEAKTIHVPCIIFDGESEDFAAEMFVIINSTPTRINKSHLIDLYERVSWERPDKRMAAKVIERLYSEDSSPLQYRINRLGNRSKQEKWIMQAELFNEVHRWVARGFEKGEKVNDANVMKRYRILQEFFKAAKAAFGDTWGDPRYHVTKPVTLKALIRVCADLNARDRGDEDTRLQRWTQRLTNAWSDEKREFRDDGFYERFAAKGQVERVGKVHKYLSGKLGL, from the coding sequence ATGATCGCCACCCAGATCCGCCAGAAAGACGCCAGCTTCTACTTCGTCTCATACCCCGCCGAGGATATCCTTCGTCGCGTCCGCTTCATCAGCCGATTCTATGCCGAAGGGGAAAAGAGCATCGCACCGGAGGAAGCCAAGAAAGGCGACGACATCGCCGGGTTCATCCAGAAGATCGAGCGCAGCGACGCCGCCTTCCAGCGCACCATGTCGCATGGCAAGATCAAGGCGATCCGGAACTTCTACGAAACAGCCGTGGCCCAGCCGCCGATCCCCGGCACGGTGCTGCTATTCAGCAGCGACATCCTCGATTTCTCGCCCATCGGCAACACCAAGAACATCGGCGACCTGAAGGAGCCAAAGGACAAGTACCTGATCATCGATGGCCAGCACCGACTGGCCGCGCTCGAGTTCTACATGCGCTCGCATCCTCAGGAGGCCAAGACCATCCATGTGCCCTGCATCATCTTCGATGGCGAGAGCGAGGATTTCGCCGCCGAGATGTTCGTGATCATCAACAGCACTCCCACGCGCATCAACAAGAGCCACCTGATCGACTTGTATGAGCGCGTGAGCTGGGAACGGCCCGACAAGCGCATGGCCGCCAAGGTGATCGAGCGCCTATACAGCGAGGATAGCAGCCCTCTCCAGTACCGCATCAATCGCTTGGGCAACCGCAGCAAGCAGGAGAAGTGGATCATGCAGGCGGAGCTCTTCAACGAGGTGCACCGCTGGGTGGCGCGCGGATTCGAGAAAGGGGAGAAGGTGAACGATGCCAACGTGATGAAGCGCTACCGGATCCTGCAGGAGTTCTTCAAGGCCGCCAAAGCCGCCTTCGGCGATACCTGGGGCGATCCCCGCTACCACGTCACCAAGCCGGTCACGCTCAAAGCGCTCATCCGTGTTTGCGCCGACCTCAATGCGCGCGATCGTGGTGATGAGGATACCCGCCTGCAGCGCTGGACCCAGCGCCTCACCAATGCGTGGAGCGACGAGAAGCGCGAATTCCGCGACGACGGCTTCTATGAGCGATTCGCCGCCAAAGGGCAGGTGGAGCGCGTGGGCAAAGTGCACAAGTACCTTAGCGGGAAGCTTGGACTATAA
- a CDS encoding aminotransferase class I/II-fold pyridoxal phosphate-dependent enzyme translates to MNDIFDKLRKDLGHIGRHAKDSHGYFSFPKLEGELGPHMTFRGKRVLVWSLNNYLGLANHPEIREVDAQAAKDWGMAYPMGARMMSGQTKYHEQLEDELSEFMGKEDTFLLNYGYQGCMSAIEALLSRHDVLVYDSECHACMIDGARLHMGKRFVFQHNDMASLDKQLENARKVVAQTGGGIMVMTEGVFGMAGDQGKLKEIAERKAKYNFRLFVDDAHGFGMVGRDGRGTADAQGVQDQVDVYFGTFAKAMATIGAFVSGPEDVVMYLRYNMRSQTFAKSLPMPVVIGALKRLEMIRTRPELSQKLWQITKALQSGLKEAGLDIGVTNSCVTPVLMHGSIPEATNVVLDLRENHGIFCSIVVYPVVPKDTILLRLIPTAAHTLEDVQRTIDSFKEVKKKLEAGAYKAERVAAM, encoded by the coding sequence ATGAACGACATCTTCGACAAGCTCCGCAAGGACCTGGGCCATATCGGCCGCCACGCCAAGGACAGCCACGGCTATTTCAGCTTCCCGAAGCTCGAGGGCGAGCTCGGCCCCCACATGACCTTTCGCGGAAAGCGCGTACTGGTCTGGAGCCTCAACAATTACCTCGGGCTGGCCAACCATCCGGAGATCCGCGAAGTGGATGCCCAAGCTGCCAAGGATTGGGGCATGGCCTACCCTATGGGCGCCCGCATGATGAGCGGTCAGACCAAGTACCACGAGCAACTGGAGGATGAGCTGAGCGAATTCATGGGCAAGGAGGACACCTTCCTCCTGAACTACGGCTACCAAGGCTGCATGAGCGCCATTGAAGCGCTGCTCTCCCGGCACGATGTGCTCGTTTACGACAGTGAATGCCACGCCTGCATGATCGACGGCGCGCGCCTGCACATGGGCAAGCGCTTCGTGTTCCAGCACAACGACATGGCCAGCCTGGACAAGCAGCTCGAGAACGCCCGCAAAGTGGTGGCCCAGACCGGAGGCGGCATCATGGTGATGACCGAAGGCGTCTTCGGCATGGCCGGCGACCAAGGCAAGCTGAAGGAGATCGCGGAGCGCAAGGCGAAGTACAACTTCCGCTTGTTCGTCGATGATGCCCATGGCTTCGGCATGGTGGGCCGTGATGGCCGTGGCACCGCGGACGCCCAAGGCGTGCAGGACCAGGTGGATGTGTACTTCGGCACCTTCGCCAAGGCCATGGCCACCATCGGGGCCTTCGTGAGCGGGCCGGAGGATGTGGTCATGTACCTGCGCTACAACATGCGCAGCCAGACCTTCGCCAAGAGCCTGCCCATGCCCGTGGTGATCGGCGCGCTCAAGCGCTTGGAGATGATCCGCACCCGCCCTGAACTGAGCCAGAAGCTCTGGCAGATCACCAAAGCGCTGCAGAGCGGGCTGAAGGAGGCCGGGCTCGACATCGGCGTGACCAACAGCTGCGTGACGCCCGTGCTGATGCATGGCAGCATCCCGGAGGCCACCAATGTGGTGCTCGACCTGCGCGAGAACCACGGCATTTTCTGCAGCATCGTGGTTTACCCGGTTGTACCGAAGGACACCATCCTGCTGCGCCTGATCCCCACCGCCGCGCATACGCTTGAAGATGTGCAGCGCACGATTGACAGCTTCAAAGAGGTGAAGAAGAAGCTGGAGGCCGGGGCGTATAAGGCTGAAAGGGTGGCAGCGATGTAG
- a CDS encoding prolyl oligopeptidase family serine peptidase, giving the protein MRPSISYASILAALLALSMPYRAEAQTIVNGSIQHGGIQRDYILYVPAIYSPGTPVPLVFNLHGYTSNNLQQLYYGDFRLIADTADFILALPNGTLDGQGNRFWNAFGLAAPDDLGFITALIDSISSGYSIDADRIYSTGMSNGGFMSYELACFRSERFAAIASVTGTMNVVSLATCDPAHPMPVMQIHGTADPTVIYNGSAGVSAIEPLVASWVQFNNCNPTPSFTAVQNVSTTDGCTAEHYAYTGGDAGSSVEFYKVLDGGHTWPGAAFTIGVTNQDFSASKEIWRFFRQYDLGMLTGVPDPASDAPSFSIGPNPSEGSFQLRFVDAQLRMITVMDAMGRLISEERTADPVLEFQMDGSGVYSVSVLENGTIRTGRVLVL; this is encoded by the coding sequence ATGCGGCCCTCGATCTCCTACGCCTCAATCCTTGCAGCGCTATTGGCGCTGTCGATGCCTTATCGCGCTGAAGCGCAAACCATCGTCAACGGTAGCATCCAGCACGGCGGCATTCAAAGGGATTACATCCTTTATGTTCCTGCGATCTACAGCCCGGGCACACCGGTGCCCCTGGTCTTCAACCTGCATGGCTATACCAGCAACAACCTGCAGCAGCTCTACTACGGCGACTTCCGCCTGATCGCTGACACCGCTGATTTCATCCTGGCGCTGCCCAATGGCACACTCGATGGCCAGGGGAACCGCTTCTGGAACGCCTTCGGGCTAGCCGCGCCCGATGACCTCGGCTTCATCACCGCCCTCATCGATAGCATCAGCTCGGGGTACAGCATCGACGCTGACCGGATCTATAGCACCGGCATGAGCAATGGCGGCTTCATGAGCTACGAGCTGGCCTGCTTCCGCAGCGAGCGCTTCGCGGCCATCGCCTCCGTGACCGGCACCATGAATGTGGTCAGTTTGGCCACATGCGACCCTGCGCACCCCATGCCCGTGATGCAGATCCACGGCACGGCCGATCCTACGGTGATCTACAACGGCAGCGCGGGCGTCTCCGCGATCGAGCCTCTGGTGGCGAGCTGGGTGCAGTTCAACAACTGCAATCCCACGCCGAGTTTCACCGCTGTGCAGAACGTGAGCACCACGGACGGCTGCACCGCCGAGCATTACGCGTACACCGGCGGCGATGCTGGCAGCTCGGTGGAGTTCTACAAGGTCCTTGACGGCGGACACACTTGGCCCGGCGCGGCCTTCACCATCGGGGTCACCAATCAGGACTTCAGCGCGAGCAAGGAGATCTGGCGATTCTTCCGACAGTATGATCTGGGGATGCTCACCGGTGTTCCTGATCCTGCATCAGATGCACCTTCTTTCAGCATCGGCCCGAATCCGAGCGAGGGCAGCTTCCAACTGCGGTTCGTGGATGCGCAGCTGAGGATGATCACTGTGATGGATGCAATGGGGAGGTTGATTTCCGAAGAGCGCACCGCCGATCCCGTGCTCGAGTTCCAAATGGATGGAAGCGGGGTTTATTCCGTTTCTGTGCTCGAGAACGGAACGATCCGGACGGGACGTGTGCTGGTATTGTAG